One Mycobacterium marseillense DNA window includes the following coding sequences:
- a CDS encoding FAS1-like dehydratase domain-containing protein yields MTDPETVSAKVQALVGQPTGGTGKPSLAPDPVNQPMIRHWAYAMADMNPVYLDPEFADSSRFGGIVSPPVMLQTWTMPSPILEGIGDRGGAPIEIKSNPTEFLDEAGYTSTVATNSEFEIERYPRLGDEISATTVYEAVSDEKKTALGTGFFLTWLTTYTDQNGEVLGRQRFRVLRFRPAN; encoded by the coding sequence GTGACCGACCCAGAAACCGTCAGCGCCAAGGTGCAGGCCCTCGTCGGACAGCCGACCGGTGGCACCGGAAAGCCCTCGCTGGCACCGGACCCGGTGAACCAGCCGATGATCCGGCACTGGGCGTACGCGATGGCCGACATGAACCCGGTATATCTCGACCCGGAGTTCGCGGACTCGTCGCGGTTCGGTGGCATCGTGTCCCCGCCGGTGATGCTACAGACGTGGACGATGCCGTCGCCGATACTGGAGGGAATCGGCGATCGGGGTGGGGCGCCTATCGAGATCAAAAGCAACCCAACGGAATTCCTCGATGAGGCCGGCTACACCAGCACGGTGGCGACCAATTCGGAGTTCGAGATCGAGCGTTACCCGCGGCTGGGCGATGAGATCAGCGCGACGACGGTCTACGAAGCGGTCTCCGACGAGAAGAAGACGGCACTGGGCACCGGCTTCTTTCTGACGTGGCTGACTACTTACACGGACCAGAACGGCGAAGTGTTGGGGCGGCAGCGATTCCGGGTGCTGCGATTCAGGCCGGCAAACTGA
- a CDS encoding TetR/AcrR family transcriptional regulator, translated as MTETAQVTDTRELIVESAFACFGGQGLQKATIVDIAKRAGVSRSTIYEYFSDKAAIVEACAEHASERFYREMSKAMDRGSSLEDKLCAAAVFVTQARRVIASEKYFDEDAISLLLTKDAAVLLRECVEFFSPYLSAARLTGEVRKDLDVEAAGEWFARILFSLFSTPSSTLDMDDPDVAAEFVRAHVVRGFTSDRPRPRRAQ; from the coding sequence ATGACTGAGACGGCTCAGGTGACCGACACCCGCGAGCTCATCGTGGAATCCGCGTTCGCGTGTTTCGGCGGACAGGGACTGCAGAAGGCAACCATCGTCGACATCGCCAAGCGGGCGGGAGTATCTCGCAGCACCATTTATGAATACTTTTCCGATAAGGCCGCGATCGTCGAGGCCTGCGCCGAACACGCGTCGGAGCGGTTCTACCGCGAGATGTCCAAGGCGATGGACCGGGGCAGCAGCCTGGAGGACAAGCTGTGTGCGGCGGCGGTATTCGTCACCCAGGCGCGACGAGTCATCGCCTCCGAGAAGTACTTCGACGAGGATGCGATCAGCCTGCTGCTCACCAAGGACGCCGCCGTGCTGCTGCGTGAATGCGTCGAGTTCTTCTCCCCATACCTGTCGGCCGCCCGCCTGACCGGTGAGGTGCGCAAGGATCTTGACGTCGAGGCGGCCGGCGAATGGTTTGCGCGCATACTCTTTTCGCTGTTCAGCACGCCATCCTCGACCCTGGACATGGACGATCCCGACGTGGCGGCCGAGTTCGTGCGCGCCCACGTGGTGCGCGGCTTCACCAGTGACCGGCCACGGCCCCGCCGCGCTCAATGA
- a CDS encoding aldehyde dehydrogenase family protein, with the protein MADSPALVQSYQLYIDGNWVDPQDGRYDDISPSTEEAIAAAPDASVAQVGDAIAAARRAFDSGPWRTMSAEERAGCLNQLGDALSKHADDFFALSQVEWGCIANERLMQIDGAGFMSLHAAQLATQLTDQEVSGMGAGTTLLRHEPLGVVSVLTPWNFPHCLNVMKLNHALAAGNTVVLKPSPLTPLAGLALARIIHEHTDIPAGVVNVVTPSGVEAAKLLTTDPRIDMVSFTGSSVVGRQVMSAAGDTMKRILLELGGKSASIILDDAEVTDEMLQQMLFDCCSLHAGQACILHSRLLLPDSLHDDVVDRLAALAREVKVGDPTDPDVQMGPLISAAQRDRVAAHVAGALADGAKLVTGGSRPASLDVGFYFEPTILTGVEPNSTIAQEEVFGPVLTVLRYRDDDDAVAIANNSQYGLSGAVWGGDVDRAVGVARRIRTGQIAVNGCGPGGAPFGGFKLSGLGREGGGIGGLHQYMEPMAIGVPA; encoded by the coding sequence ATGGCCGATTCGCCTGCTCTTGTTCAGTCCTATCAGCTCTACATCGATGGCAACTGGGTCGACCCGCAAGACGGCCGGTACGACGACATTTCTCCGTCCACCGAGGAAGCGATCGCCGCCGCGCCCGACGCCAGCGTCGCCCAGGTCGGCGACGCGATCGCCGCCGCGCGCCGCGCTTTCGACAGCGGACCCTGGCGCACCATGAGCGCCGAAGAGCGCGCCGGATGTCTCAACCAACTGGGCGACGCGCTGAGTAAACACGCCGATGACTTCTTCGCACTGTCCCAAGTGGAGTGGGGCTGCATTGCCAACGAACGCCTCATGCAGATCGACGGCGCCGGGTTCATGTCCCTGCACGCCGCCCAGCTGGCCACCCAGCTGACCGACCAAGAGGTCAGCGGGATGGGCGCCGGGACCACGTTGCTGCGTCATGAGCCGCTGGGTGTCGTGTCGGTGCTGACGCCGTGGAACTTCCCGCACTGTCTCAACGTGATGAAGCTGAATCATGCTCTGGCCGCGGGCAATACCGTCGTGCTCAAGCCCTCGCCACTGACCCCGCTGGCCGGGCTGGCGCTCGCGCGAATCATTCACGAGCACACCGACATCCCGGCGGGCGTGGTCAATGTCGTCACCCCGTCCGGCGTCGAGGCGGCCAAGCTGCTGACCACCGATCCGCGGATCGACATGGTGAGCTTCACCGGCAGCTCGGTGGTCGGCAGGCAGGTTATGTCCGCCGCGGGCGACACGATGAAGCGGATCCTGCTCGAGCTCGGCGGCAAGTCCGCGAGCATCATCCTCGACGACGCCGAGGTCACCGACGAAATGCTGCAGCAGATGCTCTTCGACTGTTGTTCGCTGCACGCCGGACAAGCGTGCATCCTGCACAGCCGTCTGCTGCTTCCCGACTCGCTGCACGACGACGTCGTCGATCGGCTCGCCGCGCTGGCCCGTGAGGTCAAGGTGGGCGATCCCACCGATCCCGACGTGCAGATGGGCCCGCTCATCAGCGCGGCGCAGCGGGACCGGGTCGCTGCGCACGTCGCCGGTGCGCTCGCCGACGGGGCGAAGCTGGTGACCGGCGGTAGCCGTCCGGCCAGCCTGGACGTCGGCTTCTACTTCGAGCCCACGATTCTGACCGGCGTGGAGCCGAATTCGACCATCGCGCAAGAGGAAGTGTTCGGCCCGGTGTTGACGGTGCTGCGCTACCGCGACGACGACGACGCCGTCGCCATCGCGAACAATTCGCAATACGGGCTCTCCGGGGCCGTTTGGGGCGGCGACGTCGACCGTGCCGTCGGCGTCGCACGTCGCATCCGTACCGGACAGATCGCGGTCAACGGCTGCGGTCCGGGCGGCGCACCGTTCGGCGGCTTCAAACTCAGTGGTCTGGGCCGCGAGGGCGGGGGCATCGGCGGGCTACACCAGTACATGGAGCCGATGGCCATCGGGGTTCCCGCGTGA
- a CDS encoding lipid-transfer protein: MSRMLPGAAAIAGIGQTEFSKESGRSELQLACEAVSAALDDAGLMPGDVDGMVTFTMDSSDEIDIARNVGIGDLSFFSRVHHGGGAAAGTVVHAAMAVATGVADVVVCWRAFNERSGFRFGGSGRSMAETPLFMAHYAPFGLLTPAAWVAMHAQRYMSTYGVTNEDFGRIAVVDRKHAAANPDAWFYERPITLEDHQNSRWIVEPVLRLLDCCQESDGGVALVITSAERARDLRQPPAVITAAAQGAAANGEMMTSYYREDITGLPEMGVVAERLWRDSGLKPQDIQTAFIYDHFTPFVFTQLEELGFCGRGEAKDFATVERLSLGGDFPINTNGGLLGEAYIHGMNGITEGVRQVRGTSYNQVDNVEHVLVTSGTGVPTSGLILAPAG; encoded by the coding sequence ATGAGCAGGATGCTGCCGGGCGCGGCGGCGATCGCCGGGATCGGTCAGACGGAGTTCTCCAAGGAATCCGGGCGCAGCGAACTGCAATTGGCGTGCGAGGCGGTCAGCGCCGCGCTGGATGACGCCGGCCTGATGCCCGGCGACGTCGACGGCATGGTCACGTTCACCATGGATTCCAGCGACGAGATCGACATCGCCCGCAACGTCGGCATCGGTGACCTGAGCTTCTTTTCCCGGGTTCACCACGGCGGAGGCGCAGCCGCCGGCACGGTGGTGCACGCGGCGATGGCGGTCGCCACCGGCGTCGCCGACGTGGTGGTGTGCTGGCGCGCCTTCAACGAACGCTCCGGGTTCCGGTTCGGCGGCAGCGGACGCAGCATGGCTGAAACCCCATTGTTCATGGCGCATTACGCGCCGTTCGGGCTGCTCACTCCCGCGGCCTGGGTCGCGATGCACGCCCAGCGGTACATGTCGACGTACGGCGTCACCAACGAGGACTTCGGCAGGATCGCGGTGGTTGACCGCAAACATGCGGCGGCAAACCCCGACGCCTGGTTCTACGAGCGTCCGATTACGTTGGAAGATCATCAGAATTCGCGCTGGATCGTCGAACCGGTGCTGCGGTTGCTCGATTGCTGCCAGGAGAGTGACGGCGGTGTCGCGCTCGTCATCACCAGCGCCGAACGCGCCCGCGACCTGCGGCAGCCGCCCGCCGTCATCACCGCGGCCGCGCAGGGTGCCGCCGCCAACGGCGAGATGATGACCAGCTACTACCGCGAGGACATCACCGGTCTCCCGGAGATGGGGGTGGTCGCCGAAAGGCTGTGGCGCGATTCGGGCCTCAAACCGCAAGACATCCAAACCGCCTTCATCTACGACCATTTCACGCCGTTCGTGTTCACTCAGCTCGAAGAACTCGGCTTCTGCGGGCGCGGCGAGGCCAAAGACTTCGCCACCGTCGAGCGGCTGTCGTTGGGCGGAGATTTTCCGATCAACACGAACGGCGGCCTGCTGGGCGAGGCGTACATCCACGGGATGAACGGCATCACCGAGGGAGTGCGCCAGGTGCGCGGCACGTCGTATAACCAGGTCGACAACGTCGAGCACGTTCTGGTCACCTCCGGAACCGGCGTGCCCACCAGCGGGCTGATCCTCGCACCGGCGGGGTGA
- a CDS encoding PucR family transcriptional regulator, with the protein MAGVGLGQLLLALDATLVSLADAPRGLDLPVGSAALIDSDDVRLGLAAAAGSADVFFLLGVADDEAIRWMGRQARERVPVAIFVKGPSAALVDTAVAAGSAVVAVDPRARWERLYQLVNHVLAHHRDRTDAMDDSGTDLFGLAQSLAERIHGMVSIEDVQSHVLAYSASNDEADELRRLSILGRAGPPEHLEWIGQWGIFDALRSGIEVVRVDERPELGLRPRLAIGIHQPATEARRPREFVGTIWVQQGSQPLADDAEEMLRGAAVLAARIMWRLSARPSTHARRVQQLLGLADEPADTTAIARELGLAIDTSAALIGWDIADTSAGHARLAGIIALSASAFRRDAQVASNGSRTYVLLPQAQHQAQNRSVASWARGTIGAMRAELGVQLRAAIAAPVAGLAGVAAARVEVDRVLDSAERHPISFGQVTSLAEARTTVLVDEIVTLVGSDERLIDPRIVRLGEDDPVLAETLRTYLDTFGDIAAAAHALRVHPNTVRYRVRRIEKLLSTSLADPEVRLLLSLGLRVLERRPRADTGRLRTI; encoded by the coding sequence ATGGCCGGTGTGGGGCTGGGTCAGCTGTTACTCGCGCTGGACGCGACCCTCGTCAGCCTGGCCGACGCGCCGCGGGGGCTGGACCTCCCGGTGGGCTCGGCCGCGCTGATCGACTCCGACGACGTGCGCCTGGGACTGGCGGCCGCGGCGGGCTCCGCGGACGTCTTCTTCCTGCTGGGCGTCGCCGACGACGAGGCGATCCGATGGATGGGTAGGCAGGCGCGCGAGCGCGTGCCGGTGGCCATCTTCGTCAAAGGGCCCTCCGCCGCACTGGTGGACACGGCCGTCGCGGCGGGCTCGGCCGTGGTGGCCGTCGATCCGCGCGCCCGGTGGGAACGCCTCTACCAGTTGGTCAATCACGTCCTCGCACACCACCGCGACCGCACCGATGCGATGGACGACTCGGGCACCGACTTGTTCGGCCTGGCACAGTCGCTCGCCGAGCGCATCCACGGCATGGTCAGCATCGAGGACGTGCAATCGCATGTCTTGGCCTATTCGGCCTCTAACGACGAAGCCGACGAGTTGCGCCGCCTGTCCATCCTGGGCAGGGCCGGCCCGCCCGAGCATCTCGAGTGGATCGGCCAATGGGGCATATTCGATGCGCTGCGTTCGGGCATCGAGGTGGTCCGTGTCGACGAGCGACCGGAGCTAGGGCTGCGTCCGCGGCTGGCCATCGGGATCCACCAACCCGCGACCGAGGCCCGACGTCCGCGCGAATTCGTCGGAACCATTTGGGTGCAGCAGGGCTCACAGCCGCTGGCCGACGACGCGGAGGAGATGTTGCGCGGCGCCGCAGTGCTGGCCGCCCGCATCATGTGGCGGCTATCGGCCCGGCCGTCCACCCATGCCCGGCGGGTCCAGCAACTGCTGGGCCTGGCGGACGAGCCCGCCGACACGACCGCCATCGCCCGCGAGCTCGGTCTGGCCATCGACACCAGCGCGGCCCTGATCGGGTGGGACATCGCCGACACTTCGGCCGGCCACGCCCGGCTCGCCGGCATTATTGCGCTGAGCGCCAGCGCTTTCCGGCGCGATGCCCAGGTGGCTTCGAACGGTTCACGAACGTATGTGCTGCTTCCCCAGGCTCAGCACCAGGCCCAGAACCGGTCGGTCGCCTCCTGGGCCCGCGGCACCATCGGCGCCATGCGCGCCGAGCTGGGGGTGCAGCTGCGGGCGGCCATCGCGGCGCCGGTCGCGGGCCTGGCCGGGGTCGCCGCGGCCCGCGTCGAGGTGGACCGGGTGTTGGACAGCGCTGAGCGCCATCCCATTTCGTTCGGACAGGTGACGTCGCTGGCCGAGGCGCGCACCACCGTTCTGGTCGACGAAATCGTGACCCTGGTGGGCAGCGACGAGCGCCTGATCGATCCGCGGATCGTGCGGCTGGGTGAAGACGACCCGGTGCTGGCGGAAACGCTGCGGACCTACCTGGACACCTTCGGCGATATCGCCGCGGCCGCCCACGCGCTGCGGGTGCATCCCAACACGGTTCGCTACCGGGTGCGGCGAATCGAGAAGTTGCTGTCGACCTCGCTGGCCGACCCCGAGGTTCGGCTGCTGTTATCGCTGGGACTACGGGTCCTGGAACGGCGCCCGCGCGCCGACACCGGCCGCCTTCGGACAATTTGA
- the pruA gene encoding L-glutamate gamma-semialdehyde dehydrogenase, whose protein sequence is MDAITQVPMPANEPVHDYAPHSPERTRLRAELAALADHPIDLPHVIGGDHRMGEGERIDVVQPHRRAAKLGTLTNAVHADATAAIDAAMAAKSGWAAMPFDERAAVFLRAADLLAGPWREKIAAATMLGQSKSAYQAEIDSPCEQIDFWRFNVAFAQQILAQQPISGPGEWNRSEYRPLDGFVYAITPFNFTSIAGNLPTAPALMGNTVVWKPSITQTLSAYLTMQLLEAAGLPPGVINLVAGDGFAVSDVALADRRLAGIHFTGSTATFQRLWYQVGTNIGHYHSYPRLVGETGGKDFVVAHASARPDVLCTALIRGAFDYQGQKCSAASRAFIPQSVWRRMGDTFLGETASLRYGDVTDLANFGGALIDRRAFIKNVDAIERAKGAPHVTIAAGGEYDDREGYFVRPTVLLSDDPTDESFATEYFGPLLSVHVYPDDDYERILDVVDRGSRYALTGAVIADDRDAVLAAQHRLRFAAGNFYVNDKPTGAVVGRQPFGGSRGSGTNDKAGSMLNLLRWTSARTIKETFVPAIRHTYPHMDAE, encoded by the coding sequence ATGGACGCCATCACCCAGGTTCCGATGCCGGCCAACGAGCCGGTCCACGACTACGCACCGCACTCCCCGGAACGCACCCGGCTGCGCGCCGAACTGGCCGCGCTGGCCGATCACCCGATCGACCTCCCGCACGTCATCGGCGGCGACCACCGGATGGGCGAGGGCGAGCGCATCGACGTCGTCCAGCCGCACCGGCGCGCCGCCAAGCTGGGCACGCTGACCAACGCCGTGCACGCGGACGCGACGGCGGCCATCGACGCCGCGATGGCCGCGAAAAGCGGCTGGGCGGCAATGCCGTTCGACGAGCGGGCGGCGGTGTTCCTGCGCGCCGCCGACCTACTGGCCGGGCCGTGGCGGGAGAAAATCGCCGCCGCCACGATGCTCGGTCAATCCAAGTCCGCCTATCAGGCCGAGATCGACTCCCCGTGCGAGCAGATCGACTTCTGGCGCTTCAATGTGGCGTTCGCGCAACAGATCCTGGCGCAGCAACCGATCAGCGGACCGGGCGAGTGGAACCGCAGCGAGTACCGCCCGCTCGACGGATTCGTGTACGCGATCACGCCGTTCAACTTCACCTCCATCGCCGGCAATCTGCCGACCGCGCCGGCGCTGATGGGCAACACGGTGGTCTGGAAACCCTCGATCACCCAGACGTTGTCGGCCTACTTGACCATGCAGCTGCTCGAGGCCGCGGGCCTGCCACCCGGGGTGATCAACCTGGTGGCCGGCGACGGCTTCGCGGTTTCCGATGTGGCGCTGGCCGATCGGCGGCTCGCCGGCATTCACTTCACCGGGTCGACGGCCACCTTCCAGCGGCTGTGGTATCAGGTCGGTACGAATATCGGCCACTACCACAGCTACCCGCGCCTGGTCGGCGAGACCGGCGGCAAGGATTTCGTGGTCGCACACGCCTCCGCGCGGCCGGATGTGTTGTGCACGGCCCTGATTCGCGGCGCCTTCGACTACCAGGGGCAGAAGTGCTCGGCGGCGTCGCGAGCTTTCATCCCGCAGTCGGTGTGGCGGCGCATGGGTGACACCTTTTTGGGGGAGACGGCCTCGCTGCGCTACGGCGACGTCACCGATCTTGCCAACTTCGGTGGCGCGCTGATCGACCGGCGCGCCTTCATCAAGAACGTCGACGCCATCGAGCGGGCGAAGGGCGCGCCACACGTGACCATCGCCGCCGGCGGTGAATATGACGACCGTGAAGGCTATTTCGTGCGCCCCACCGTGCTGCTGTCCGATGATCCGACCGATGAGTCGTTCGCGACCGAATACTTCGGTCCGCTGCTGTCGGTGCATGTCTATCCCGACGACGATTACGAGAGGATCCTCGACGTCGTCGACCGCGGTTCCCGGTACGCGCTGACCGGCGCGGTCATCGCCGACGACCGGGACGCCGTACTGGCCGCCCAGCACCGGTTGCGGTTTGCCGCCGGGAACTTCTACGTCAACGACAAGCCGACCGGCGCGGTCGTCGGGCGCCAGCCTTTTGGGGGTTCGCGCGGCTCGGGCACCAACGACAAGGCGGGATCGATGCTGAACCTGTTGCGCTGGACGTCGGCTCGCACCATCAAGGAGACGTTCGTCCCGGCAATCCGGCACACCTACCCGCACATGGACGCCGAGTGA
- a CDS encoding Zn-ribbon domain-containing OB-fold protein, whose translation MAARLAPAITGDTEFFWNGLRENKLLIQRCAGCGQLRHPPRPMCPHCRSLEWDAIASSGLGTVYSYVMPHEPKFPFFDYPYVVALVELEEGVRLVSNLTGIDPADVTAGLAVEVYYQTFDDGLVLHQFRRRG comes from the coding sequence ATGGCCGCCCGTCTGGCGCCGGCGATCACCGGCGACACCGAGTTCTTCTGGAATGGATTGCGGGAGAACAAACTCCTGATTCAGCGTTGCGCCGGCTGCGGGCAGCTGCGCCACCCGCCCCGCCCGATGTGCCCGCACTGCCGTTCGCTTGAGTGGGACGCGATCGCGTCATCCGGCCTCGGCACGGTGTACAGCTACGTGATGCCACACGAGCCCAAGTTTCCGTTCTTCGACTATCCCTACGTCGTCGCGCTGGTGGAACTTGAGGAAGGAGTACGGCTGGTATCCAACCTGACCGGCATCGATCCCGCCGACGTGACAGCCGGATTGGCCGTCGAGGTCTACTACCAGACATTCGATGACGGCCTGGTGCTGCACCAATTCCGGCGCCGCGGCTAG
- a CDS encoding MaoC family dehydratase, translating into MTTTTKHTTTLRWQDIAVGDEVTPLEIPITTTMIVAGAIATRDFMPVHHDRDYAKQQGSPNLFMNILTTNGYCVRFLTDWAGPEAMVKNLSIRLGVPCFPDDPLRFAGSVTGKSEGTGGENFVEVTFAGANSLGDHVSGTAVLSLLDGAAS; encoded by the coding sequence ATGACGACCACCACGAAGCACACCACCACCTTGCGATGGCAGGATATCGCGGTGGGTGACGAGGTCACGCCCCTCGAAATCCCGATCACCACAACGATGATCGTCGCCGGCGCGATCGCCACCCGTGACTTCATGCCGGTGCACCACGACCGTGACTACGCCAAGCAGCAGGGCTCACCCAACTTGTTCATGAACATCCTGACCACCAACGGTTACTGCGTGCGGTTCCTCACCGACTGGGCAGGGCCCGAGGCGATGGTCAAGAACCTGTCGATTCGCCTGGGCGTGCCGTGCTTTCCGGACGATCCACTGCGGTTCGCCGGCAGCGTCACCGGTAAGAGCGAGGGCACGGGGGGCGAGAACTTCGTCGAGGTGACCTTTGCGGGGGCCAACAGTCTGGGCGATCACGTTTCGGGCACTGCGGTGCTCAGCCTGCTCGACGGTGCCGCCTCATGA
- a CDS encoding alpha/beta fold hydrolase: protein MAIEIARPKLEGNVAVGEDRQIGFAEFGDPQGRAVFWLHGTPGARRQIPTEARLYAENHRIRLIGLDRPGIGSSTPHRYENIRAFAEDLRTIADTLGIDDMAVIGLSGGGPYALASAAVLSDRVVAAGILGGVAPFLGDEGITSGLMNLGKRVAPLLRLGGDPLRIGASLVVRAIRPVANPALYLYAAISPEGDRRLLTRPEFGAMFLDDLLNGSRKQLAAPFNDIILFTRDWGFRLDEVKVPVRWWHGDSDHIVPFAHGEHVVARLPDCELIVLPGESHLGGLGRGEEILSTLMKIWDERS, encoded by the coding sequence ATGGCCATCGAGATCGCCCGCCCAAAACTCGAAGGAAACGTCGCCGTCGGTGAAGACCGCCAGATCGGCTTCGCCGAATTCGGTGACCCGCAGGGCCGCGCGGTGTTCTGGCTGCACGGCACCCCCGGCGCGCGCCGCCAGATCCCCACGGAAGCCCGCCTGTACGCCGAGAACCACAGGATCCGGCTGATCGGGCTGGACCGCCCGGGGATCGGCTCGTCGACGCCCCATCGGTACGAGAACATCCGGGCGTTCGCCGAGGACCTGCGGACCATCGCGGACACGCTCGGCATCGACGATATGGCGGTCATCGGCCTGTCCGGCGGCGGTCCGTACGCGCTCGCGTCGGCCGCGGTGCTGTCCGACCGGGTCGTGGCGGCCGGCATCCTCGGCGGCGTCGCGCCCTTCCTCGGCGACGAGGGGATCACCAGCGGCCTGATGAATTTGGGCAAGCGGGTGGCGCCGCTGCTGCGCCTCGGCGGTGACCCGCTGCGGATCGGTGCGAGCCTGGTGGTCCGCGCGATCCGCCCGGTCGCGAATCCCGCGCTGTATTTGTATGCCGCGATATCGCCCGAGGGCGACCGCCGCCTGCTGACCCGCCCCGAGTTCGGGGCCATGTTCCTCGACGACCTGCTCAACGGCAGCCGCAAGCAGCTGGCGGCCCCGTTCAACGACATCATCCTGTTCACCCGGGACTGGGGATTCCGGCTCGACGAGGTCAAGGTCCCGGTGCGCTGGTGGCATGGCGACAGCGACCACATCGTGCCGTTCGCCCATGGCGAGCACGTCGTGGCCAGGCTGCCCGACTGCGAGCTGATCGTGCTCCCGGGCGAAAGCCACCTCGGCGGGCTGGGGCGCGGCGAGGAGATCCTGTCCACCCTGATGAAGATCTGGGACGAGCGGAGCTGA
- a CDS encoding proline dehydrogenase family protein, with amino-acid sequence MAGLFASAVRPVILAAGRGDVVRHAAQRLPVTRRVVRRFVPGETIESALNSVAALRSSGRFVSVDHLGEDVTDIDSADAAVQAYLDLIDGLGRLDAGGGVVRPLEVSVKLSALGQTLGRDGHKIARENAWSICDAARRAGVWVTVDAENHTTTESTLSIVRDLRAEFPWLGVALQAYLRRTLGDCTEFAASGVRVRLCKGAYDEPASVAYRAAAEVTHSYLECLRVLMGGTGYPMVASHDPAVIDAVPAMARESGRGMADFEYQMLYGIRDGEQRRLAGTGHYVRVYLPYGTQWYGYFMRRLAERPANLAFFLRALTRRGQ; translated from the coding sequence ATGGCCGGACTGTTCGCGAGTGCCGTGCGCCCGGTGATCCTGGCGGCGGGGCGCGGTGACGTCGTGCGCCACGCCGCCCAGCGGTTGCCGGTGACCCGGCGCGTGGTGCGCCGCTTCGTCCCAGGGGAGACGATCGAGTCCGCGCTAAATAGTGTTGCGGCGCTTCGTTCGTCGGGTCGCTTCGTCAGCGTCGACCATCTCGGCGAGGACGTGACCGACATCGATAGCGCCGACGCGGCGGTGCAGGCCTACCTGGATCTGATCGACGGGCTGGGCCGGCTCGATGCCGGGGGTGGCGTGGTGCGGCCGCTGGAGGTCTCGGTCAAGCTGTCGGCGCTCGGACAGACGCTGGGCCGCGACGGGCACAAGATCGCGCGGGAGAACGCGTGGTCGATCTGCGACGCGGCCCGGCGCGCGGGTGTGTGGGTGACGGTGGACGCGGAGAATCACACCACCACCGAATCGACGCTGTCCATCGTGCGCGACCTGCGGGCCGAGTTCCCTTGGCTGGGCGTGGCGTTGCAGGCGTATCTGCGGCGCACGCTGGGCGACTGCACGGAATTCGCGGCGTCGGGGGTCCGGGTTCGGTTGTGCAAGGGCGCCTATGACGAGCCCGCGTCGGTGGCGTATCGAGCGGCCGCCGAGGTGACTCATTCGTATTTGGAGTGCCTTCGGGTGTTGATGGGCGGGACTGGCTATCCGATGGTGGCCTCGCACGACCCGGCGGTAATCGACGCCGTGCCCGCTATGGCCCGCGAGTCGGGGCGCGGCATGGCGGATTTCGAATACCAGATGCTGTATGGCATTCGCGACGGCGAGCAGCGACGCCTCGCCGGCACAGGTCACTACGTGCGCGTGTATCTGCCGTACGGCACCCAGTGGTACGGCTACTTCATGCGCCGACTCGCCGAACGACCGGCGAATTTGGCGTTCTTTTTGCGGGCCCTGACCCGACGCGGTCAGTGA